The Candidatus Leptovillus gracilis DNA segment ACGCACCGGGTCGATAACTGGCTCGGCCAGGGCATCGAATTCCTGCTCTCGAATCTGCACATGAACTTGAGGGTTGGCGAGAATGTTCTTGTACCAGTCCGCTTCGATGCCGCGCGCTGAGGCAATGTAAAAGTCATCATTTGCTTTCTCATACTGTAACGGGGTCACTCGCGGCAATCCAGATTTGCGACCAGTGGTGGTCAAAAGCAGCACCACGCGAGCGGGGCCGATCCCGCGCCGGTAGTGGGCCGTCATACGGACATTGAGGGCCTTCATTCGGTGGTAGATCGTTTTGGTCACTTCGTCTTTACTCCTGGTGCAAAACATAAGGCGACAATCACAATGCCCCAAATCAGGTAGAGAATCTGAATGCCCATTGGCGCACCCCACAGCATAATTTGCAGGCTAATCCCCACGACCAATGCCCCACCCTGAGTGACAGTCGCGACCCAGGCCCAGGGCAGCCGCTTCCAGAAACCGTAGGCAATGACCAGCGGGGC contains these protein-coding regions:
- a CDS encoding nitroreductase family deazaflavin-dependent oxidoreductase, yielding MTKTIYHRMKALNVRMTAHYRRGIGPARVVLLLTTTGRKSGLPRVTPLQYEKANDDFYIASARGIEADWYKNILANPQVHVQIREQEFDALAEPVIDPVR